A stretch of the Leisingera thetidis genome encodes the following:
- a CDS encoding class I adenylate-forming enzyme family protein, translated as MTEPFEDFHDAIMRAPEGGGVSDDIGWLGLDGLQQMAQEGTQALLSAGLIPQEPVLVPVGGRAEDVAAILAVIGAGGTAVPLHCKTHPATRAQLETATGARLAFVPTEATRRAVPEVTRRASAPPTSRDILDGAAMITFTSGSTGTPKGVVLSRSRISAKLAAIRAEIGMEGGPETAVPLQLQFSFGQWATFLPLMLGGRVHMTARFSPDWAERLLSGRPLTHFAAVPTMLRMLGKGTPCVRPLNFLTGGEAVSADLRAAVFSRWPAATIHGIYGLTETGTCDLFRRDRASDRSQSTTNTGNSLGRPAAGVGVATDPQTSELLIRSPYSMLGYLDRPDLTRDTLQDGWIRTGDLGLIAPDGEVFLRGRLKELINRGGNKVSPLEVEAVFAKHPAVRATLATGVPDPRFGEAIHLLVVPRDGAMLGAEALLAWARDRIDRFKLPDAVHFAAALPLGATGKADRTALRRSISAAAAT; from the coding sequence ATGACCGAGCCGTTCGAGGATTTCCACGACGCCATTATGCGAGCGCCTGAAGGCGGCGGTGTTTCGGATGACATCGGCTGGTTGGGGCTCGACGGTCTGCAGCAGATGGCGCAGGAGGGGACGCAGGCGCTGCTCTCCGCCGGGCTCATCCCGCAGGAGCCCGTTCTGGTTCCGGTCGGCGGACGGGCCGAGGACGTTGCCGCGATCCTGGCGGTGATCGGAGCCGGCGGCACCGCCGTGCCGCTGCACTGCAAGACCCACCCCGCCACGCGCGCGCAACTTGAAACCGCCACCGGCGCGAGGCTCGCTTTCGTTCCCACCGAAGCCACTCGGCGCGCGGTGCCCGAAGTGACGCGACGCGCCTCCGCGCCGCCGACGTCCAGAGACATTTTGGACGGCGCGGCGATGATCACCTTCACCTCCGGCTCCACGGGCACCCCCAAGGGCGTCGTCCTGTCCCGCTCGCGTATATCCGCAAAACTCGCCGCCATTCGTGCGGAAATCGGTATGGAAGGCGGCCCCGAGACCGCCGTGCCCCTGCAATTGCAGTTCAGTTTCGGCCAATGGGCCACTTTCCTGCCGCTGATGTTGGGCGGGCGGGTGCACATGACCGCGCGATTTTCGCCCGACTGGGCCGAGCGCCTTCTGTCCGGCCGCCCGCTCACCCATTTCGCCGCGGTGCCGACAATGCTGCGCATGCTGGGCAAGGGCACCCCATGCGTCCGCCCTCTGAACTTTCTGACCGGCGGAGAAGCGGTCAGCGCTGATCTGCGCGCTGCAGTGTTCAGCCGCTGGCCAGCGGCCACCATCCATGGCATTTACGGGCTGACCGAAACCGGCACCTGCGATCTGTTCCGGCGTGACCGGGCCAGTGATCGAAGCCAGTCCACCACCAATACCGGCAATAGCCTCGGACGCCCCGCCGCCGGGGTCGGCGTCGCGACCGATCCGCAGACCTCGGAACTGCTCATTCGCAGCCCCTATTCCATGCTAGGCTATCTCGATCGGCCTGACCTCACCCGCGACACGCTGCAGGACGGCTGGATCCGCACCGGCGACCTCGGCCTGATTGCTCCGGATGGCGAGGTTTTTCTGCGCGGAAGACTCAAAGAGCTGATCAACCGCGGCGGCAACAAGGTCTCGCCTCTGGAAGTAGAGGCCGTATTTGCCAAGCACCCCGCGGTGCGCGCCACGCTGGCCACTGGCGTACCCGACCCTCGCTTCGGGGAAGCGATTCATCTGCTTGTCGTACCGCGCGACGGCGCAATGCTGGGTGCCGAGGCACTTCTCGCCTGGGCGCGCGACCGCATCGACCGCTTCAAGCTTCCCGATGCGGTGCATTTCGCCGCTGCCCTGCCGCTGGGCGCCACCGGCAAGGCCGACAGAACCGCCCTGCGCCGCAGCATCTCCGCCGCCGCTGCCACATGA
- the tnpA gene encoding IS66-like element accessory protein TnpA, with amino-acid sequence MRGEILGLERRRRWSDDEKLAIVLSVGVNGATVSQVAHRHEIRRQQIYAWRYELRRKGLLTPDDATLFLPVDITTPPEACAPEASLALIEVVLRNGRSLRVDAHVDAAVLTRLIQAVEAA; translated from the coding sequence GTGCGGGGCGAAATTCTTGGCTTGGAGCGTCGGCGCCGCTGGAGTGACGACGAGAAGTTGGCGATTGTGCTTTCGGTCGGGGTGAACGGCGCGACCGTGTCGCAGGTCGCACATCGCCACGAGATCAGGCGGCAGCAGATCTATGCCTGGCGATACGAGCTGAGGAGGAAGGGGCTTCTGACGCCGGACGACGCGACGCTATTCCTGCCCGTCGATATTACGACGCCGCCGGAAGCGTGCGCCCCTGAAGCGAGCTTGGCGTTGATTGAGGTGGTTCTGCGCAATGGTCGCAGCTTGCGGGTCGATGCCCATGTGGATGCTGCGGTGCTGACCCGTTTGATCCAGGCGGTGGAGGCGGCATGA
- the tnpB gene encoding IS66 family insertion sequence element accessory protein TnpB (TnpB, as the term is used for proteins encoded by IS66 family insertion elements, is considered an accessory protein, since TnpC, encoded by a neighboring gene, is a DDE family transposase.), with amino-acid sequence MIGPGTGIRVYLACGHTDMRKGIAGLSAIAQDVLRQRPSNGAVFAFRGRRGDRVKLLYWDGQGFCLYYKVLEKGRFPWPAAPDGSVRLTAAQLAMLWEGIDWRRPDWGAPPARTG; translated from the coding sequence ATGATCGGCCCGGGCACCGGCATTCGCGTTTACCTGGCCTGCGGTCACACTGATATGCGCAAAGGTATCGCGGGGCTTTCAGCGATCGCGCAGGATGTCTTGAGGCAGCGGCCATCGAACGGTGCCGTGTTCGCGTTTCGAGGGCGCCGCGGCGACAGGGTGAAGCTTCTGTATTGGGATGGCCAGGGCTTTTGCCTGTATTACAAAGTCCTGGAGAAGGGTCGTTTCCCATGGCCTGCGGCGCCGGATGGCAGCGTGCGTCTGACCGCCGCTCAATTGGCCATGCTCTGGGAGGGGATCGACTGGCGCAGGCCGGATTGGGGCGCGCCACCAGCCCGGACGGGCTGA
- a CDS encoding enoyl-CoA hydratase/isomerase family protein has product MKFDTITIEEQGPVRLLRLNRPDRLNAMSQKMLAEMAAACDAMEADDACRVIVVTGAGKAFSAGFDLQDQAAATPRGIDEWRPVLRRDFDTVMRFHGLSKPTIAAVNGPALAGGCELAMACDITLAGQSATFGEPEVKFGAGIVVMLLPWLAGPKKAKEIAFLGQDRIPAKAAREMGMINRVVADHDLLPTALEMARAIAVVDPMVIRRTKQQINETMESAGMGRGLERALEIDLELEGEGSRDKAAFLDVLRSGGLRVALDWRDRRFAP; this is encoded by the coding sequence ATGAAATTCGACACCATCACCATCGAGGAACAGGGGCCGGTGCGGCTCCTCCGGCTGAACCGGCCGGACCGGCTCAACGCGATGAGCCAGAAGATGCTGGCCGAGATGGCCGCCGCCTGTGACGCGATGGAGGCCGATGATGCTTGCCGCGTCATCGTGGTTACTGGCGCCGGCAAGGCGTTTTCCGCCGGGTTCGACCTGCAGGATCAGGCCGCGGCGACACCACGGGGCATAGACGAATGGCGCCCGGTGCTGCGCCGCGATTTCGACACGGTGATGCGGTTTCATGGGCTCTCCAAGCCCACGATCGCCGCGGTCAACGGCCCGGCGCTGGCCGGAGGCTGCGAGCTTGCTATGGCCTGCGACATCACCCTTGCGGGGCAATCCGCGACCTTCGGCGAACCTGAAGTGAAATTCGGTGCGGGCATCGTAGTGATGCTCCTGCCCTGGTTGGCCGGGCCGAAGAAGGCCAAGGAAATTGCGTTTCTCGGGCAGGACCGCATCCCGGCCAAGGCCGCGCGAGAGATGGGCATGATCAACCGTGTCGTCGCGGATCACGACCTCTTGCCCACCGCGCTCGAAATGGCGCGGGCGATCGCCGTGGTCGACCCGATGGTGATCCGGCGCACCAAACAGCAGATCAACGAGACGATGGAAAGCGCCGGCATGGGCCGCGGGCTTGAGCGGGCGCTCGAAATCGACCTTGAGCTTGAGGGCGAAGGCAGCCGCGACAAGGCCGCCTTTCTCGATGTCCTGCGGTCGGGCGGACTGCGCGTGGCTCTGGACTGGCGGGACCGGAGGTTCGCGCCATGA
- a CDS encoding TRAP transporter small permease subunit, with protein MRILNWIDSLNLWIGRLVSYAVWIGAGVLVFEVVSRYLFNSPTVWAHGYTQRIFAVYFILIGAYTFLRAGHVRVDLLLQNRSPRARALLDALCYLLLIVWCFGLAWEGWNFFDEALLWQEKDDSALAHPLWPVKFALFVAAALFALQALAAFIRAALAVFTPENGTGATCGNNTCNAPSGDPVHES; from the coding sequence ATGCGAATACTGAATTGGATCGACAGCCTCAATCTGTGGATCGGGAGGCTAGTCAGTTATGCGGTCTGGATCGGCGCGGGTGTCCTCGTTTTCGAGGTGGTCTCGCGCTATCTCTTCAATAGTCCGACAGTCTGGGCGCATGGCTATACGCAACGCATCTTCGCCGTCTATTTCATCCTGATCGGCGCCTATACCTTTTTGCGTGCCGGCCATGTGCGCGTCGACCTGCTGCTGCAAAACCGCAGCCCGCGCGCCCGGGCGCTGCTTGATGCGCTGTGCTACCTGCTCTTGATCGTCTGGTGCTTCGGGCTGGCCTGGGAAGGCTGGAATTTCTTCGACGAAGCGCTGCTCTGGCAGGAAAAGGACGACAGCGCGCTGGCCCATCCGCTCTGGCCGGTCAAGTTCGCCTTGTTCGTCGCTGCGGCGCTTTTCGCGCTGCAGGCCCTTGCCGCCTTCATCCGTGCCGCCCTGGCGGTTTTCACACCGGAGAACGGCACCGGCGCAACCTGCGGGAACAACACCTGCAACGCCCCCAGCGGAGACCCTGTCCATGAGTCCTGA
- the dctP gene encoding TRAP transporter substrate-binding protein DctP, translating into MTTNTIGWRQLLKGSAVAMGATALSAPAVLAQEQIKWRIQSHWTPGVEYYDSIYLEFARWVTEATDGEIQIEAVQANTVAPTNEVLGALRRGLLDAAFIFPGYWIGRIPAAGHLNGNLATWENHEEMQFFFYDMGALDVIREAYAKYGIYQAGPISFAGLAVFSKKPIETMEDFQGFKIRSTGTPGRVFEKMGATPVFIPGGELYQSLQTGVVDGAHWGCVATGWGMNLQEVTSHIVTPDFLSHSNGEFIVGMEQWNRLGEDHKRIVNSAVRAMSANASAHFRHLDFLRMKEFTEEMGKDIVTVSPSVMAELRDKSLEVVDEYSKGDPEFSGRIGEKLHEFMRLTGKI; encoded by the coding sequence ATGACCACCAATACAATTGGCTGGCGCCAGCTACTGAAGGGCAGCGCCGTTGCAATGGGGGCCACGGCGCTTTCGGCACCGGCGGTCCTGGCCCAGGAACAGATCAAGTGGCGCATCCAAAGCCACTGGACGCCGGGTGTGGAATACTACGACTCCATTTATCTGGAATTCGCCCGCTGGGTGACGGAGGCCACCGATGGCGAGATCCAGATCGAGGCGGTGCAGGCCAATACCGTGGCGCCCACCAACGAGGTTCTCGGCGCCCTGCGCCGCGGGCTGCTCGACGCGGCCTTCATCTTTCCCGGCTACTGGATCGGGCGCATTCCCGCCGCGGGGCACCTTAACGGCAACCTCGCCACATGGGAAAACCATGAGGAGATGCAGTTTTTCTTCTATGACATGGGTGCGCTCGACGTGATCCGCGAGGCTTATGCCAAATACGGCATCTATCAGGCCGGGCCGATCTCCTTTGCCGGGCTGGCGGTCTTTTCCAAGAAGCCGATCGAGACCATGGAAGATTTCCAGGGGTTCAAGATCCGCTCTACCGGGACGCCGGGCCGCGTTTTTGAGAAGATGGGCGCAACACCGGTCTTCATCCCGGGCGGCGAGCTTTATCAGAGCCTCCAGACCGGCGTGGTAGACGGCGCGCATTGGGGCTGTGTCGCGACCGGCTGGGGGATGAACCTTCAGGAGGTGACGAGCCATATTGTGACCCCGGATTTCCTCAGCCACTCGAACGGCGAATTCATCGTTGGCATGGAACAGTGGAACCGGCTGGGCGAGGATCACAAGCGTATTGTCAACAGCGCCGTGCGCGCGATGAGCGCCAATGCGAGCGCCCATTTCCGTCATCTCGACTTTTTGCGGATGAAGGAATTCACCGAAGAGATGGGCAAAGATATCGTAACGGTCTCGCCCAGTGTCATGGCCGAACTAAGGGACAAATCGCTCGAAGTTGTCGATGAATATTCGAAAGGAGACCCGGAGTTCTCAGGGCGCATCGGCGAGAAGCTACATGAGTTCATGCGCCTCACTGGTAAGATTTGA
- a CDS encoding TetR/AcrR family transcriptional regulator has protein sequence MGNSEVASSTKRSSSYNVATRGRLLDAAERLFAENGIETVTLKEIALEADANVGQIVYHFGQKEELIRDVVLRRAGVISDERMQLLQSYEQLVGADSVALEPVVRAFIDPYFARLRGEDPGWRSYALFIGRNVWNGQLSAVISEAFNPTAVRFIAAMRTALPGLSEEAAVRAFQFLLASLYGATTNDTRINSLLGDDGGMAEYDAYQEVLIPFVVGGIRAMGRMSDQDVQ, from the coding sequence ATGGGGAATTCTGAGGTGGCAAGCAGTACGAAAAGATCCAGCTCCTACAACGTTGCCACCCGCGGCCGCCTTCTTGACGCGGCGGAAAGGCTCTTTGCGGAAAACGGGATAGAGACCGTGACCTTGAAGGAAATCGCCCTGGAGGCGGATGCCAATGTCGGGCAGATCGTCTATCACTTCGGCCAGAAGGAGGAGCTGATCCGGGACGTGGTCCTGCGCCGCGCCGGGGTGATCAGCGACGAGCGGATGCAGCTTCTGCAATCCTACGAACAGCTCGTCGGTGCCGATTCGGTGGCGCTCGAACCGGTCGTGCGGGCCTTCATCGACCCCTATTTTGCCCGGCTGCGCGGCGAGGATCCCGGCTGGCGCAGCTATGCGCTCTTCATCGGTCGCAACGTCTGGAACGGGCAGCTTTCAGCGGTGATCTCCGAAGCCTTCAACCCGACCGCGGTGCGTTTCATCGCGGCCATGCGGACTGCGTTGCCCGGTCTTTCCGAAGAGGCCGCCGTGCGCGCTTTTCAGTTTCTGCTGGCCAGCCTCTACGGCGCCACCACCAACGACACGCGGATCAATTCGCTGCTCGGGGATGATGGCGGGATGGCCGAATACGATGCCTATCAGGAGGTGCTCATTCCTTTTGTCGTCGGCGGCATCCGCGCAATGGGCCGAATGAGCGATCAAGACGTGCAGTGA
- a CDS encoding TRAP transporter large permease gives MSPELLTIGMFGSLIIAIILGVSLSFAMGGIAVIFTLLMSGPQGLYSVVSSTFGNMWSILLSAIPLFIAIGIALGRSKIADDLYRAFYLWSGRLNGGLLVGTSGFAAVLSAMTGNCSASTITTGLVGIPAMKRHGYNDRFVLGTIGASGTLGILIPPSITLIIIGMMTGLSVGKLFFGGLIAGLFILAAFILYIGIRAYLRPDLAPAAEVAAPFRERLAALKSVILPLLIVLSVLVSIFLGIATPTEAAAVGVAAVLFSVWLRGELSFEFLRQVSHDTASVTGMVVWIIFGAGAFVSIYSSGGGISFMLDLLRDTGLSPWMVIILMQVAALVLGMFLDPVGIILLTLPIFFPIVQELGFDPVWFCVIFQLNLCIGYITPPFGYNLFYLKSLSPETPISHIYSAVVPFLAIMLLTGAFLMAVPGILINLTAYMN, from the coding sequence ATGAGTCCTGAGCTTCTCACAATCGGTATGTTTGGCAGCCTCATCATTGCCATTATCCTCGGCGTTTCGCTGTCCTTCGCGATGGGCGGAATCGCGGTGATCTTTACGCTTCTGATGAGCGGCCCGCAGGGTCTTTATTCGGTGGTTTCCAGCACGTTCGGCAACATGTGGTCGATCCTGCTTTCGGCGATTCCGCTGTTCATCGCCATTGGCATCGCGCTTGGCCGTTCCAAGATCGCAGACGACCTCTATCGTGCCTTCTATCTCTGGTCGGGGCGGCTCAACGGCGGGCTTCTGGTAGGGACGTCGGGTTTTGCCGCGGTCCTGTCGGCGATGACCGGCAATTGTTCCGCCTCGACAATCACCACCGGGCTGGTTGGCATTCCGGCCATGAAGCGGCACGGCTACAATGACAGATTCGTGCTGGGCACCATCGGCGCCTCGGGTACGCTGGGCATCCTTATCCCCCCGTCAATCACCCTGATCATTATCGGCATGATGACCGGGCTTTCAGTGGGAAAGCTGTTCTTTGGCGGGCTTATCGCGGGGCTTTTCATCCTCGCAGCCTTCATCCTCTATATAGGGATACGGGCCTATCTGCGCCCCGATCTTGCACCCGCTGCCGAAGTTGCGGCGCCGTTTCGAGAAAGGCTGGCGGCGTTGAAGTCAGTGATCCTGCCGCTTCTGATCGTGCTTTCGGTGCTGGTATCGATTTTCCTCGGCATTGCGACCCCCACCGAAGCCGCGGCCGTGGGCGTGGCGGCGGTGCTGTTTTCGGTCTGGCTGCGCGGCGAGCTGAGTTTCGAATTCCTCCGGCAGGTGAGCCATGACACAGCCTCTGTCACCGGCATGGTGGTCTGGATCATCTTCGGCGCGGGCGCCTTCGTTTCGATCTATTCCAGCGGCGGCGGGATCAGCTTCATGCTCGACTTGCTGCGCGATACAGGCCTGAGCCCCTGGATGGTCATCATCCTGATGCAGGTCGCGGCGCTGGTACTGGGCATGTTCCTCGACCCGGTGGGCATCATCCTGCTGACGCTGCCGATCTTCTTTCCGATCGTGCAGGAGCTGGGCTTTGATCCGGTCTGGTTCTGCGTGATCTTTCAGCTGAACCTGTGTATCGGCTACATCACGCCGCCCTTCGGCTACAACCTGTTTTACCTCAAGAGCCTGAGCCCGGAGACGCCGATCTCGCACATTTACAGCGCGGTGGTGCCATTTCTCGCGATCATGCTGCTGACCGGCGCCTTTCTGATGGCGGTGCCAGGGATCCTGATCAACCTCACGGCCTACATGAACTGA
- a CDS encoding transposase: protein MTKRKHRRHSIPFKRMIVEAYFNGTALNALSVEHDICRHLIRTWIDKYENGEYDTETAQSEQIPEYEARIAALERLVGRQALEIEFLKTARMRMASKSKENSSIVTGPPGSPSDGDVN, encoded by the coding sequence ATGACCAAAAGAAAACACCGCCGCCATAGCATTCCATTCAAGCGCATGATCGTTGAAGCCTATTTCAACGGCACGGCGCTCAATGCTCTCAGCGTCGAACACGACATCTGCCGGCACCTGATCCGGACCTGGATCGACAAGTACGAGAACGGCGAATACGATACCGAGACCGCTCAGTCAGAGCAGATCCCCGAGTACGAGGCCCGGATCGCAGCGCTTGAGAGGCTGGTTGGCCGCCAGGCGCTCGAGATCGAGTTTTTAAAAACAGCGCGCATGCGCATGGCCTCCAAGAGCAAAGAGAACTCATCCATCGTTACAGGTCCGCCGGGCTCTCCGTCCGACGGGGATGTGAACTGA
- a CDS encoding IS3 family transposase codes for MHRYRSAGLSVRRGCELMGLPRSTFYAKPVAAGEDPAVAEIHDIVTTFKGYGYRRVTAELRHRGMIVNSKKVRRIMRENGLNPKRKRRYVFTTDSNHDSPIYPNVARGFEVHGPDQLWVGDITYIALETGFCYLAVILDVWSRKVVGYALGKRIDTRLTVAALNSAIKSRTPLPGCVFHSDRGVQYAASSHRKILKARGMFGSMSRRGNPYDNPYAESFMKTLKVEAVYVTEYETFEDVAADLPRFIEAMYNERRLHSALGYTSPNPYEEIHAPDWTKSAAYAVHPQGRTPTFWGDYGCH; via the coding sequence ATCCATCGTTACAGGTCCGCCGGGCTCTCCGTCCGACGGGGATGTGAACTGATGGGTCTGCCGCGTTCCACATTCTATGCAAAACCTGTTGCAGCCGGAGAAGATCCTGCCGTTGCCGAAATCCACGATATCGTCACGACGTTCAAAGGTTACGGGTATCGCCGCGTGACGGCCGAGCTTCGCCACCGCGGCATGATTGTAAACTCCAAGAAGGTCCGGCGTATCATGCGGGAGAACGGATTGAATCCAAAGCGGAAACGACGCTATGTGTTTACGACGGACAGCAATCACGACAGCCCGATCTATCCAAACGTCGCGCGCGGCTTCGAGGTCCATGGCCCCGACCAGCTTTGGGTTGGCGACATCACCTATATCGCCTTGGAAACCGGGTTTTGTTATCTCGCTGTCATCCTGGATGTCTGGTCACGCAAGGTCGTGGGCTACGCGCTCGGCAAACGGATCGACACGCGCCTCACGGTGGCGGCCCTGAACTCCGCGATCAAGAGCCGGACCCCCCTGCCGGGCTGTGTGTTCCACTCCGACAGAGGCGTGCAATACGCGGCGAGCTCGCATCGGAAGATCCTGAAAGCTCGCGGGATGTTTGGGTCCATGAGCCGCCGTGGCAATCCATATGATAACCCATACGCCGAGAGCTTCATGAAGACACTCAAGGTCGAGGCCGTTTACGTCACAGAGTATGAAACCTTCGAAGACGTGGCCGCCGATCTGCCACGCTTCATCGAGGCAATGTACAACGAGAGGAGACTGCATTCCGCTCTGGGCTACACCAGCCCCAACCCCTATGAAGAGATACACGCCCCGGATTGGACAAAGTCAGCAGCTTACGCGGTCCACCCGCAGGGGCGCACTCCAACTTTTTGGGGAGATTACGGCTGCCACTAA